A single window of Narcine bancroftii isolate sNarBan1 chromosome 1, sNarBan1.hap1, whole genome shotgun sequence DNA harbors:
- the LOC138735962 gene encoding zinc finger protein 229-like — protein sequence MEGQVTSDTADKTLQSEAICPVDILESHPCAPPGDPLFPCSECGEGFASSDPLLQHQCVPTRGSPSFQTSKDLEEHGCVPPGEGQFTCCVCGKGCVPPGESPFTCRVCGKGCVPPGEGQFTCRVCGKGCAPPGESLFTCRVCGKRCVPPGEGQFTCHVYGMGCAPPGESPFTCRVCGKGFTQSSSLLQRLNIHSGERAFKCHVCGKGFSQTSALLQHQRTHTGEKPFTCSLCGKGFSQSSNLQVHQRVHTGEKPFTCSLCGKGFTQSSHLLRHHRIHTGERAFKCCVCGKGFSQSSNLLQHQRIHTGERSFKCCVCGKGFSQSSNLLQHQRIHTGERRFKCCVCGKGFSRSSHLLRHQRIHTGEKPFTCSMCGKGFARPTNLQTHQWVHTREKPCTCSLCGKGFARPSDLLRHTSVHTGEKAFTCSICGKGFSQSSHLLRHQRIHTGERAFTCSVCGKRFSQSSDLLRHQSVHTGEKPFTCSLCGNGFSQPSSLQAHQRVHTGERPFTCSLCGKGFSRSSGLQDHHQVHTGEKPFTCSLCGKGFSRPSSLQAHQRVHSG from the coding sequence ATGGAGGGTCAGGTGACCAGTGATACGGCAGATAAAACTCTCCAGAGTGAAGCAATATGTCCTGTGGACATATTGGAATCACATCCCTGTGCTCCCCCTGGGGACCCACTGTTCCCCTGTTCCGAGTGTGGGGagggattcgccagctctgaccCACTGCTGCAACACCAGTGTGTCCCTACTAGGGGGAGCCCAAGCTTTCAAACTTCCAAGGACCTGGAGGAACACGGGTGTGTTCCCCCTGGGGAGGGTCAGTTCACCTGCTgcgtgtgtgggaaggggtgtgTTCCCCCTGGGGAGAGTCCATTCACCTGCcgcgtgtgtgggaaggggtgtgTTCCCCCTGGGGAGGGTCAGTTCACCTGCcgcgtgtgtgggaaggggtgtgCTCCCCCTGGGGAGAGTCTGTTCACCTGTCGCGTGTGTGGGAAAAGGTGTGTTCCACCTGGGGAGGGTCAGTTCACCTGCCACGTGTATGGGATGGGGTGTGCTCCCCCTGGGGAGAGTCCGTTTACCTGCcgcgtgtgtgggaaggggttcacccAGTCTTCCAGCCTCCTGCAGCGCCTGAATATCCACTCTGGGGAGAGAGCCTTTAAATGCCATGTGTGTGGAAAGGGGTTCTCTCAGACCTCTGCCCTGCTACAACACCAGAGaactcacactggggagaaaccgttcacctgctccctgtgtgggaaggggttctctcagtccTCCAACCTGCAGGTACACCAGcgagttcacactggggagaaaccgttcacctgctccctgtgtgggaaggggtttacCCAGTCCTCGCACCTGCTGAGGCATCACagaattcacactggggagagagcTTTTAAATGCtgtgtgtgtgggaaggggttctctcagtccTCCAACCTACTACAACACCAGAgaattcacaccggggagagatCCTTTAAATGCtgtgtgtgtgggaaggggttctctcagtctTCCAACCTACTTCAACATCAGagaattcacactggggagagacgCTTTAAATGCtgtgtgtgtgggaaggggttctctagATCATCACACCTGCTGAGGCACCAGCGGATTCAtactggggagaaaccgttcacctgctccatGTGTGGGAAAGGGTTTGCTCGGCCCACCAACTTGCAGACACACCAGTGGGTTCATACCAGGGAGAAACCGtgcacctgctccctgtgtggaaaGGGATTCGCTCGGCCCTCTGATCTGCTGAGACACACGagtgttcacactggggagaaagcATTCACTTGCTCCATATGCGGGAAGGGGTTCTCACAATCCTCACATCTGCTGCGGCATCAGagaattcacactggggagagagcATTCACCTGCTCCGTGTGTGGGAAGAGGTTCTCTCAGTCGTCCGACCTGCTGAGACACCAGAgtgttcacaccggggagaaaccgttcacctgctccctatGCGGGAACGGGTTCTCTCAGCCTTCCAGCCTGCaggcacaccagcgggttcacactggggagagaccgttcacctgctccctgtgtgggaagggttTCTCTCGAAGTTCTGGTCTGCAGGACCACCATCaggttcacaccggggagaaaccgttcacctgctccctgtgcgggaaggggttctctcggcCATCCAGTCTGCaggcacaccagcgggttcactcTGGGTAG